A window from Schistosoma haematobium chromosome 3, whole genome shotgun sequence encodes these proteins:
- the ANKRD28 gene encoding Serine/threonine-protein phosphatase 6 regulatory ankyrin repeat subunit A (EggNog:ENOG410UNAS~COG:S), whose translation MNDRSKLEDSLKVILQQLKSFSPTIPSDSIFAELRDSINYVVLQSKKCLKFTDSSLVKCKREISTPCSDIDTPHIPKDFCSLCLPYDHFYTGLLPDDPNGKDIQKLQDGEIDEIVFKLKQNELTRNFVRSGKKTSLHYAAYWGSQTCVQTLILQGSDLTARDEYGLTPIIWACQSDRLGNLVILLKAAKIRSVPEKQWMYDSSGYHLIHHTLLKDDRLKCLEYLSNSEYGLNVDSEGQNALHHAAMKGFLNACKIILQYKPNAILLNQFNNENRTPLHLATINGHGNIVNLLLSHKANPYLRDKNNCSSYQYAITKRLHFCLLIYERYNVGKEKQQNEKHSLNENLINELTTFRPVNPQFSHYQDFNLNTCQDSDSQTKSPSSSIPDTRSVVLVNNKQTNQSTKQTHNSSSSLNDSIRKKITNNLSVESNNDNNIVNKDIHPTLNHVSPRMSFKGHLTEIKSMINNKDIQNHKLKNNFTIKRQLLPTDKRVHRINNYSKVPSKRLSQQNDKIQNSMLKLGNHIQSSSSDHSDVDSKRNDEPNERLIPRLYNNHSISNNGNVINTTYNNSKINSKDVDKLKNSDSSSVSDINSVPDNERILMPTPHKASYPNEINQNNWKSVLYHPRLLKRGQVNNIPQENSINNIHKLGVNKSNDLDTEYENEIIPLNMKIMTKQTMNSSRLNKTSLFKNLLTPSLNSVKTNNNNNK comes from the exons ATGAATGACCGCTCAAAGCTAGAAGACAGCCTTAAAGTCATCTTACAACAACTCAAATCTTTCAGCCCTACCATCCCAAGTGACTCGATTTTCGCTGAATTGAGGGACTCAATCAATTACGTGGTTCTTCAGtctaaaaaatgtttaaaattc ACGGATAGCAGCCTTGTGAAATGTAAACGAGAAATTTCAACCCCATGCTCAGACATCGATACTCCACATATCCCAAAGG ACTTTTGTTCTTTATGCCTCCCTTATGACCATTTTTATACAGGTCttttacccgatgatcccaatGGAAAAGACATTCAAAAATTACAAG ACGGAGAAATAGATGAAATTGTATTTAAGCTAAAGCAAAATGAATTAACCAGGAATTTTGTGAGAAGTGGAAAGAAAACTAGTCTTCACTATGCGGCTTATTGGGGCTCACAGACATGTGTTCAA ACATTGATACTACAGGGCTCTGATCTTACTGCTCGTGATGAATatggtctaacaccaattaTATGGGCTTGCCAGTCGGATCGATTAGGAAATCTAGTAATCTTGTTGAAG GCAGCTAAAATTCGAAGTGTTCCAGAAAAACAATGGATGTATGATAGTAGCGGTTATCATTTAATACACCACACTTTATTAAAAGATGATCGTTTAAAATGTTTAGAA TATTTATCAAACAGTGAGTATGGATTAAACGTAGATTCAGAAGGTCAAAATGCACTTCATCATGCTGCAATGAAAG GTTTTCTTAATGCATGCAAAATTATTCTTCAATATAAACCGAATGCTATACTGTTGAATCAGTTCAATAATGAGAATCGTACCCCTTTGCATTTAGCTACTATAAATGGACATGGGAATATTGTTAACTTACTGTTAAGTCATAAAG CAAATCCATATCTACGTGACAAGAATAATTGTTCATCATATCAATATGCAATTACGAAACGTTTACATTTCTGTCTATTAATTTATGAACGTTATAATGTTGGTAAAGAGAAGcaacaaaatgaaaaacattcattaaatgaaaatttaatcaatgaattaactacttttcgTCCAGTTAATCCACAATTTTCTCATTATCAG GattttaatttaaatacatgTCAAGATAGTGACAGTCAAACAAAAAGTCCATCTTCATCAATACCAGATACCAGATCAGTAGTACTAGTGAATAACAAACAGACTAATCAAAGTACTAAACAAACGCACAACTCCTCTTCATCGTTAAACGATTCTATTAggaaaaaaataacaaacaatttGTCAGTTGAaagtaacaatgataataacattGTCAATAAAGATATCCATCCTACACTAAACCATGTTTCACCAAGAATGTCTTTCAAA gGTCATCTTACTGAAATTAAAtctatgataaataataaagatatacaaaatcataaactgaaaaataattttacaaTTAAACGTCAATTACTACCAACAGATAAAAGAGTACATCGGATTAACAATTACTCAAAAGTACCATCAAAACGATTAAGTCAACAAAATGATAAAATTCAAAATTCAATGCTAAAGTTAGGAAACCAtatacaatcatcatcatctgaTCATTCAGATGTAGATAGTAAAAGAAACGATGAACCTAATGAACGTTTAATACCTAGACTATATAACAATCATAGTATTAGTAATAATGGTAACGTTATCAATACAACTTACAATAATAGCAAAATTAATTCCAAAG ATGTTGATAAGTTAAAAAATAGTGATAGTTCATCAGTTTCTGATATAAATTCAGTCCCTGATAACGAGAGAATCCTAATGCCTACTCCACATAAAGCATCATatccaaatgaaataaatcaaaacaATTGGAAGTCTGTATTATACCATCCTAGACTTCTTAAACGAGGTCAAGTTAATAATATACCACAAGAGAATTCTAT aaataatattcataaattaggtgtaaacaaatcaaatgatcTTGATACAgaatatgaaaatgaaatcataccattaaatatgaaaataatgactaaacaaacaatgaattcatctcgtttaaataaaacatcattatttaaaaatttattaacaCCATCTTTGAATTCtgttaaaactaataataataataataaataa